ATATTATTATTTTTACTCGCGACTAACTATCCACGATTCACAATTTATGGGAATGAGATTGCTATCTTCTCCTACCAAAGAACGCTTGGACTCCTTGCAATGGCGTCTTAAAATCTTTTCTCCCTTGATGGGAGAAGGTGAGGGTGAAGCCCAAAATTCAGATCCATGATTTGGTATTTTGAAATTATACTTGAGAGAGATGCTACGTTCCCCACTCACCATAATCTTTTTCCTTCTTATTTCGTTGTCCAGCCGATTAAGCCTTTAATGTAATATTTTTGTAAGAAAGCGAAGATGAAGAGGGGAGCAATCATCGAGACAATTGAAGCAGCAGTAAGAACGCCCCAGTCGACATGATATTGACCTCTCATAAGAGGTATTCTCTGGGTAGCAAGAAGTTTACTGGGGGTATAGACAAGAATAAGAGCCAAGAAAAAATCGCTCCAAACCCACATAAATTGAAGAACAATCGAAGATATGAGTGCTGGCCAGGATACTGGAAGGATAATTCGAGTAAAAACTACAAAATCCGAAGCCCCATCAATCTTGGCGGACTCTTCAATTTCAATTGGAAGGGTAATAAAGAAATTTCGAAGAAAAAAGATAATCCAAGGTATACCCCACGCTGAATGGATAAGAAATAATCCAGTATAAGTATTCAGAAGGTTTAAATTTTTCATCAGCTGAAAAATTGGAATCGCAATCATTTGTTGAGGGAGAGCCATCAGTAGAATAACCAGAATAAATAGCGAGGACAGTAAAGGAAGACGAAATCGAGCAAAACCATAGGCTGCTAGTGAAGCAGCAAAAATGGGAATTAGGGTTGAGGGGAAAGCGACTAGCAGTGAATTGAAAGTGCCCTGGGAGAGAGGAGCAGTAGGATGATTCCAAGCATTTATGTAATTCACCATCGAAGGGGTAAATGGTTTCATATTCCACCAACCATAGATTACTTCTTCGAGGGGTCGAATTGAAGTCATAACAATTCCTAAAAAAGGAAGAATCCAAATGATAGATATTAAAATTGCTATAAGGTATTTTATTGTAGTGGTAATTTGATTTCTCTTCATCTTTCCTCTCCCAAGCTGCTTTTGATTAAAGGAATAGTTACCAACAAAGTGAGCAACATCAGCAAGGTTGCGATAACTGAAGCATTTTGAAAATTGAATTGACGAAAAGCATAGAAATACATTTGTAGAGCCATAACATTAGAAGCTCCGCCAGGGCCACCCATAGTAGCTACATAAACTAAATCAAAAATTTTGAGTTCCCAGAGAATAGTCATCGTAATAACTACGATGGTCATTTGTTTGAGAAGTGGAATAGTTATACGGAAAAAAATAATAAATGGAGTAGCACCATCTATGGCAGCTGCTTCATAATACTCTTTAGGAATATTGCCCAGACCAGATGAGTAAATAATCATGCTGAAGCCGGTCCACAACCAGACAGATCCGAAAATAAGCGAAAGAAGAGCGGTTTCTGGGTAAGCTGTCCAGGTGCGGATTTGGAATCCAAATAATCCTAAGACCGCATTGAATATACCTACCTCTTTTTCATAAATAAAACGTAAAATGACACCACCAATCACCATGGGAGTGACCATGCCTAAGAAAATGGCCGATTTAAAGATAAAGTTGTATTTCAAGTCTTTAAATAGAACGGCAAGAACAAGGCCTAAAAACGTAGTAAGGGGGAGGTGGATTAAGATCCATAAAAAGTTATGAGGGAGTGCTCCCATGGGAAAGCCCTGGGTGAATCCCTTCCGGTTGACAACATCTTTGCTGGATAAAACATTTTTATAGTTATCCAAAAAAACAAATTGATTCTCTTCAGAGAAAAAGCTCATCCAAAGGGTATTTAAAACCGGATAAAGCAAGAATGTGATCATTAAAATTAACGCAGGA
This genomic window from Candidatus Atribacteria bacterium ADurb.Bin276 contains:
- the araP_2 gene encoding L-arabinose transport system permease protein AraP, translated to MDLFHHRKRRKSLKTTLRQIVFFLPALILMITFLLYPVLNTLWMSFFSEENQFVFLDNYKNVLSSKDVVNRKGFTQGFPMGALPHNFLWILIHLPLTTFLGLVLAVLFKDLKYNFIFKSAIFLGMVTPMVIGGVILRFIYEKEVGIFNAVLGLFGFQIRTWTAYPETALLSLIFGSVWLWTGFSMIIYSSGLGNIPKEYYEAAAIDGATPFIIFFRITIPLLKQMTIVVITMTILWELKIFDLVYVATMGGPGGASNVMALQMYFYAFRQFNFQNASVIATLLMLLTLLVTIPLIKSSLGEER
- the araQ_5 gene encoding L-arabinose transport system permease protein AraQ, translated to MKRNQITTTIKYLIAILISIIWILPFLGIVMTSIRPLEEVIYGWWNMKPFTPSMVNYINAWNHPTAPLSQGTFNSLLVAFPSTLIPIFAASLAAYGFARFRLPLLSSLFILVILLMALPQQMIAIPIFQLMKNLNLLNTYTGLFLIHSAWGIPWIIFFLRNFFITLPIEIEESAKIDGASDFVVFTRIILPVSWPALISSIVLQFMWVWSDFFLALILVYTPSKLLATQRIPLMRGQYHVDWGVLTAASIVSMIAPLFIFAFLQKYYIKGLIGWTTK